In Cyclopterus lumpus isolate fCycLum1 chromosome 17, fCycLum1.pri, whole genome shotgun sequence, a genomic segment contains:
- the LOC117746146 gene encoding transcriptional repressor p66 alpha-like isoform X4, producing the protein MCVEAHYLATDAAVGRAEKKRISPGFKKKQRFIEVNCRLNIPWSTIGEERATKRPSKLTEGMSEEAVRQTRSQKRALEKDVDPQSIETSDADNESKKPKLDPSEPMTEEQTEPEPDSALAREDQGQTMVGPEPEKEQEQEQSLSPPSLALPLASQSVKDDQERTQRQQAMAEPSSDNRTDCNDSASDEKTEPAVDTRSQVRLAESKVPSSMLAAAEVKATIKVEVQTGEQPMDMSTSTGSIKREKRPPSSEDDDVIVLSDNDSPSPPMNGLSHFKELDTDLLMKSSPAERECIIKQLKEELRLEEAKLVLLKKLRQSQIQKDTLQKPTGLSGSSAPPPLIRGTITSNKGTQQILTGRSSGPVIPPPLVRGGQQMLSKHGSQIIMPPLVRGAQIQALRQQQQQQQQQQQQQQLAASGGSGSGPPPLLLGHRNSASLIHGQRGAVNSGLIRIGSSANTLTSASNLKSSSLGNSGGSVVSVNDSPASRQAAAKLALRKQLEKTLLEIPPPKPPAPEFNFLPSAANNEFIYLVGLEEVVQNLLDTIHRGKTGGALSKNITRDPLTCTQCKTDFTCRWRQDKTKGGAFLCEHCMSSSQKRVLKAEHTNRLKAAFVKALQQEQEIEQRIFQQTSSPVSHSSSSSSSSMKAERGLSQQLKQAHARASSLQQLHQASRGANMVHHHSIKQSSQGQLSHGVSSLGVRGVPHSFSSSSQLQSAVAAAALVSRPGKHAHVFHRSVQSSKVSSSGIAGGRNFSGGSASSTAWKKQSHSNTGVTMAYVNPSLTGHKTSATADARQREYLLDMIPSRSSMSQTANTWK; encoded by the exons ATGTGTGTTGAGGCGCATTATTTGGCAACAGACGCGGCAGTGGGGAGGGCCGAAAAAAAGAGGATATCccctggatttaaaaaaaagcaacgaTTTATCGAGGTTAACTGCAGATTAAACATTCCTTGGTCGACCATCGGCGAAGAACGGGCGACAAAGCGACCGAGTAAGTTGACTGAG GGGATGTCTGAGGAGGCTGTCCGCCAGACGCGCAGCCAGAAGAGGGCGCTGGAAAAGGATGTTGATCCCCAGTCTATAGAAACTTCTGATGCTGACAATGAAAGCAAAAAGCCTAAATTGGACCCTTCTGAACCAATGACAGAGGAACAAACCGAACCTGAACCCGACTCTGCACTGGCACGGGAAGATCAGGGCCAGACTATGGTTGGACCAGAGCccgagaaggagcaggagcaagAGCAGAGCCTGTCTCCGCCATCTTTAGCGTTACCTTTGGCCTCTCAGTCGGTGAAGGACGATCAGGAGCGGACCCAGAGACAACAGGCGATGGCTGAGCCCAGCTCGGACAATCGGACTGACTGCAATGACAGTGCCAGCGACGAGAAGACGGAGCCAGCTGTGGATACAAGGAGCCAGGTCCGACTGGCAGAGTCAAAGGTGCCCAGTAGCATGCTGGCTGCAGCGGAGGTGAAAGCCACCATTAAAGTGGAAGTTCAGACTGGAGAGCAGCCCATGGACATGAGCACCTCCACAGG CAGTATAAAAAGGGAGAAGCGCCCTCCATCATCTGAAGATGACGATGTCATCGTCCTGTCGGATAATGACTCCCCGAGTCCTCCGATGAACGGCTTGAGTCACTTTAAGGAGCTGGACACAGACCTGCTCATG AAGAGCAGCCCAGCAGAGAGGGAGTGCATCATTAAGCAGCTGAAGGAGGAACTGAGACTAGAGGAGGCCAAGCTGGTGCTGCTGAAGAAACTTCGACAGAGCCAGATACAGAAGGACACTCTCCAGAAG CCCACAGGTCTCTCTggctcctctgctcctcctcctctcattcgAGGAACAATTACAAGCAATAAAGGCACTCAGCAG ATTTTGACAGGCCGGAGTTCAGGCCCAGTCATCCCTCCACCGCTGGTGAGAGGAGGGCAGCAGATGTTGTCCAAACATGGCTCCCAGATTATAATGCCGCCTCTGGTCAGAGGGGCACAG ATCCAGGCTCtccgccagcagcagcagcaacagcagcagcagcagcagcagcagcagttggcTGCCTCTGGAGGCTCCGGCTCAggacctcctcctctgctgttggGCCACAGGAACTCCGCCTCCCTAATCCACGGCCAGAGAGGCGCGGTCAACTCAGGGCTCATCAGAATTGGCAGTAGTGCTAACACTCTG ACCTCGGCATCCAATTTGAAGAGCTCTTCCTTGGGAAACAGTGGTGGCTCTGTGGTTAGCGTGAATGACTCTCCAGCCAGCCGCCAAGCTGCAGCTAAACTCGCCTTACGGAAACAACTGGAGAAGACCCTCCTGGAGATTCCCCCGCCCAAGCCTCCGGCCCCAGAGTTTAACTTCCTGCCATCTGCAGCCAATAATGAGTTCATCTACCTGGTGGGACTGGAAGAAGTGGTCCAGAATCTGCTGGATACAATCCACAGAG GAAAGACTGGCGGAGCGCTGTCGAAGAACATTACTAGAGACCCCCTCACCTGCACCCAGTGCAAAACCGACTTCACCTGCCGCTGGAGGCAGGACAAGACAAAAGGCGGGGCTTTCCTCTGCGAACACTGCATGTCATCCAGTCAGAAAAGGGTTTTGAAAGCTGAGCATACCAATAGGCTGAAAGCTGCGTTCGTCAAAGCACTGCAGCAAGAGCAGGAAATAGAGCAGCGTATTTTTCAGCAGACGTCCTCGCCAGTTTCCCACAGTAGCTCCTCATCCTCTTCGTCGATGAAAGCAGAGAGGGGGTTGTCTCAGCAGCTAAAGCAGGCTCACGCCAGAGCGTCTTCCCTCCAGCAACTCCACCAGGCCAGTCGAGGAGCCAACATGGTTCACCATCACTCCATCAAGCAG AGCTCCCAGGGCCAGCTGTCCCATGGCGTCTCATCATTGGGGGTGAGGGGCGTCCCCcattccttctcctcttcctcccagcTGCAGAGTGCAGTGGCGGCTGCAGCTTTGGTCAGCCGGCCAGGTAAGCATGCCCACGTTTTCCACCGCTCTGTCCAGAGTTCAAAGGTGAGCAGCAGTGGAATCGCCGGCGGCAGGAATTTCAGCGGAGGTAGTGCCTCATCCACTGCATGGAAGAAGCAGAGCCACAGCAATACAG GAGTCACTATGGCTTACGTGAACCCCAGCCTGACGGGTCACAAGACGTCAGCCACGGCCGACGCTCGTCAGAGGGAATACCTGCTGGACATGATCCCCTCTCGCTCGTCGATGTCGCAGACTGCAAACACATGGAAATAA
- the LOC117746146 gene encoding transcriptional repressor p66-alpha-like isoform X3: protein MCVEAHYLATDAAVGRAEKKRISPGFKKKQRFIEVNCRLNIPWSTIGEERATKRPSKLTEGMSEEAVRQTRSQKRALEKDVDPQSIETSDADNESKKPKLDPSEPMTEEQTEPEPDSALAREDQGQTMVGPEPEKEQEQEQSLSPPSLALPLASQSVKDDQERTQRQQAMAEPSSDNRTDCNDSASDEKTEPAVDTRSQVRLAESKVPSSMLAAAEVKATIKVEVQTGEQPMDMSTSTGSIKREKRPPSSEDDDVIVLSDNDSPSPPMNGLSHFKELDTDLLMKSSPAERECIIKQLKEELRLEEAKLVLLKKLRQSQIQKDTLQKPTGLSGSSAPPPLIRGTITSNKGTQQILTGRSSGPVIPPPLVRGGQQMLSKHGSQIIMPPLVRGAQQIQALRQQQQQQQQQQQQQQLAASGGSGSGPPPLLLGHRNSASLIHGQRGAVNSGLIRIGSSANTLTSASNLKSSSLGNSGGSVVSVNDSPASRQAAAKLALRKQLEKTLLEIPPPKPPAPEFNFLPSAANNEFIYLVGLEEVVQNLLDTIHRGKTGGALSKNITRDPLTCTQCKTDFTCRWRQDKTKGGAFLCEHCMSSSQKRVLKAEHTNRLKAAFVKALQQEQEIEQRIFQQTSSPVSHSSSSSSSSMKAERGLSQQLKQAHARASSLQQLHQASRGANMVHHHSIKQSSQGQLSHGVSSLGVRGVPHSFSSSSQLQSAVAAAALVSRPGKHAHVFHRSVQSSKVSSSGIAGGRNFSGGSASSTAWKKQSHSNTGVTMAYVNPSLTGHKTSATADARQREYLLDMIPSRSSMSQTANTWK from the exons ATGTGTGTTGAGGCGCATTATTTGGCAACAGACGCGGCAGTGGGGAGGGCCGAAAAAAAGAGGATATCccctggatttaaaaaaaagcaacgaTTTATCGAGGTTAACTGCAGATTAAACATTCCTTGGTCGACCATCGGCGAAGAACGGGCGACAAAGCGACCGAGTAAGTTGACTGAG GGGATGTCTGAGGAGGCTGTCCGCCAGACGCGCAGCCAGAAGAGGGCGCTGGAAAAGGATGTTGATCCCCAGTCTATAGAAACTTCTGATGCTGACAATGAAAGCAAAAAGCCTAAATTGGACCCTTCTGAACCAATGACAGAGGAACAAACCGAACCTGAACCCGACTCTGCACTGGCACGGGAAGATCAGGGCCAGACTATGGTTGGACCAGAGCccgagaaggagcaggagcaagAGCAGAGCCTGTCTCCGCCATCTTTAGCGTTACCTTTGGCCTCTCAGTCGGTGAAGGACGATCAGGAGCGGACCCAGAGACAACAGGCGATGGCTGAGCCCAGCTCGGACAATCGGACTGACTGCAATGACAGTGCCAGCGACGAGAAGACGGAGCCAGCTGTGGATACAAGGAGCCAGGTCCGACTGGCAGAGTCAAAGGTGCCCAGTAGCATGCTGGCTGCAGCGGAGGTGAAAGCCACCATTAAAGTGGAAGTTCAGACTGGAGAGCAGCCCATGGACATGAGCACCTCCACAGG CAGTATAAAAAGGGAGAAGCGCCCTCCATCATCTGAAGATGACGATGTCATCGTCCTGTCGGATAATGACTCCCCGAGTCCTCCGATGAACGGCTTGAGTCACTTTAAGGAGCTGGACACAGACCTGCTCATG AAGAGCAGCCCAGCAGAGAGGGAGTGCATCATTAAGCAGCTGAAGGAGGAACTGAGACTAGAGGAGGCCAAGCTGGTGCTGCTGAAGAAACTTCGACAGAGCCAGATACAGAAGGACACTCTCCAGAAG CCCACAGGTCTCTCTggctcctctgctcctcctcctctcattcgAGGAACAATTACAAGCAATAAAGGCACTCAGCAG ATTTTGACAGGCCGGAGTTCAGGCCCAGTCATCCCTCCACCGCTGGTGAGAGGAGGGCAGCAGATGTTGTCCAAACATGGCTCCCAGATTATAATGCCGCCTCTGGTCAGAGGGGCACAG CAGATCCAGGCTCtccgccagcagcagcagcaacagcagcagcagcagcagcagcagcagttggcTGCCTCTGGAGGCTCCGGCTCAggacctcctcctctgctgttggGCCACAGGAACTCCGCCTCCCTAATCCACGGCCAGAGAGGCGCGGTCAACTCAGGGCTCATCAGAATTGGCAGTAGTGCTAACACTCTG ACCTCGGCATCCAATTTGAAGAGCTCTTCCTTGGGAAACAGTGGTGGCTCTGTGGTTAGCGTGAATGACTCTCCAGCCAGCCGCCAAGCTGCAGCTAAACTCGCCTTACGGAAACAACTGGAGAAGACCCTCCTGGAGATTCCCCCGCCCAAGCCTCCGGCCCCAGAGTTTAACTTCCTGCCATCTGCAGCCAATAATGAGTTCATCTACCTGGTGGGACTGGAAGAAGTGGTCCAGAATCTGCTGGATACAATCCACAGAG GAAAGACTGGCGGAGCGCTGTCGAAGAACATTACTAGAGACCCCCTCACCTGCACCCAGTGCAAAACCGACTTCACCTGCCGCTGGAGGCAGGACAAGACAAAAGGCGGGGCTTTCCTCTGCGAACACTGCATGTCATCCAGTCAGAAAAGGGTTTTGAAAGCTGAGCATACCAATAGGCTGAAAGCTGCGTTCGTCAAAGCACTGCAGCAAGAGCAGGAAATAGAGCAGCGTATTTTTCAGCAGACGTCCTCGCCAGTTTCCCACAGTAGCTCCTCATCCTCTTCGTCGATGAAAGCAGAGAGGGGGTTGTCTCAGCAGCTAAAGCAGGCTCACGCCAGAGCGTCTTCCCTCCAGCAACTCCACCAGGCCAGTCGAGGAGCCAACATGGTTCACCATCACTCCATCAAGCAG AGCTCCCAGGGCCAGCTGTCCCATGGCGTCTCATCATTGGGGGTGAGGGGCGTCCCCcattccttctcctcttcctcccagcTGCAGAGTGCAGTGGCGGCTGCAGCTTTGGTCAGCCGGCCAGGTAAGCATGCCCACGTTTTCCACCGCTCTGTCCAGAGTTCAAAGGTGAGCAGCAGTGGAATCGCCGGCGGCAGGAATTTCAGCGGAGGTAGTGCCTCATCCACTGCATGGAAGAAGCAGAGCCACAGCAATACAG GAGTCACTATGGCTTACGTGAACCCCAGCCTGACGGGTCACAAGACGTCAGCCACGGCCGACGCTCGTCAGAGGGAATACCTGCTGGACATGATCCCCTCTCGCTCGTCGATGTCGCAGACTGCAAACACATGGAAATAA
- the LOC117746146 gene encoding transcriptional repressor p66 alpha-like isoform X11: protein MSEEAVRQTRSQKRALEKDVDPQSIETSDADNESKKPKLDPSEPMTEEQTEPEPDSALAREDQGQTMVGPEPEKEQEQEQSLSPPSLALPLASQSVKDDQERTQRQQAMAEPSSDNRTDCNDSASDEKTEPAVDTRSQVRLAESKVPSSMLAAAEVKATIKVEVQTGEQPMDMSTSTGSIKREKRPPSSEDDDVIVLSDNDSPSPPMNGLSHFKELDTDLLMKSSPAERECIIKQLKEELRLEEAKLVLLKKLRQSQIQKDTLQKPTGLSGSSAPPPLIRGTITSNKGTQQILTGRSSGPVIPPPLVRGGQQMLSKHGSQIIMPPLVRGAQPISVSPQQIQALRQQQQQQQQQQQQQQLAASGGSGSGPPPLLLGHRNSASLIHGQRGAVNSGLIRIGSSANTLTSASNLKSSSLGNSGGSVVSVNDSPASRQAAAKLALRKQLEKTLLEIPPPKPPAPEFNFLPSAANNEFIYLVGLEEVVQNLLDTIHRGKTGGALSKNITRDPLTCTQCKTDFTCRWRQDKTKGGAFLCEHCMSSSQKRVLKAEHTNRLKAAFVKALQQEQEIEQRIFQQTSSPVSHSSSSSSSSMKAERGLSQQLKQAHARASSLQQLHQASRGANMVHHHSIKQSSQGQLSHGVSSLGVRGVPHSFSSSSQLQSAVAAAALVSRPGVTMAYVNPSLTGHKTSATADARQREYLLDMIPSRSSMSQTANTWK from the exons ATGTCTGAGGAGGCTGTCCGCCAGACGCGCAGCCAGAAGAGGGCGCTGGAAAAGGATGTTGATCCCCAGTCTATAGAAACTTCTGATGCTGACAATGAAAGCAAAAAGCCTAAATTGGACCCTTCTGAACCAATGACAGAGGAACAAACCGAACCTGAACCCGACTCTGCACTGGCACGGGAAGATCAGGGCCAGACTATGGTTGGACCAGAGCccgagaaggagcaggagcaagAGCAGAGCCTGTCTCCGCCATCTTTAGCGTTACCTTTGGCCTCTCAGTCGGTGAAGGACGATCAGGAGCGGACCCAGAGACAACAGGCGATGGCTGAGCCCAGCTCGGACAATCGGACTGACTGCAATGACAGTGCCAGCGACGAGAAGACGGAGCCAGCTGTGGATACAAGGAGCCAGGTCCGACTGGCAGAGTCAAAGGTGCCCAGTAGCATGCTGGCTGCAGCGGAGGTGAAAGCCACCATTAAAGTGGAAGTTCAGACTGGAGAGCAGCCCATGGACATGAGCACCTCCACAGG CAGTATAAAAAGGGAGAAGCGCCCTCCATCATCTGAAGATGACGATGTCATCGTCCTGTCGGATAATGACTCCCCGAGTCCTCCGATGAACGGCTTGAGTCACTTTAAGGAGCTGGACACAGACCTGCTCATG AAGAGCAGCCCAGCAGAGAGGGAGTGCATCATTAAGCAGCTGAAGGAGGAACTGAGACTAGAGGAGGCCAAGCTGGTGCTGCTGAAGAAACTTCGACAGAGCCAGATACAGAAGGACACTCTCCAGAAG CCCACAGGTCTCTCTggctcctctgctcctcctcctctcattcgAGGAACAATTACAAGCAATAAAGGCACTCAGCAG ATTTTGACAGGCCGGAGTTCAGGCCCAGTCATCCCTCCACCGCTGGTGAGAGGAGGGCAGCAGATGTTGTCCAAACATGGCTCCCAGATTATAATGCCGCCTCTGGTCAGAGGGGCACAG CCCATCTCCGTATCTCCACAGCAGATCCAGGCTCtccgccagcagcagcagcaacagcagcagcagcagcagcagcagcagttggcTGCCTCTGGAGGCTCCGGCTCAggacctcctcctctgctgttggGCCACAGGAACTCCGCCTCCCTAATCCACGGCCAGAGAGGCGCGGTCAACTCAGGGCTCATCAGAATTGGCAGTAGTGCTAACACTCTG ACCTCGGCATCCAATTTGAAGAGCTCTTCCTTGGGAAACAGTGGTGGCTCTGTGGTTAGCGTGAATGACTCTCCAGCCAGCCGCCAAGCTGCAGCTAAACTCGCCTTACGGAAACAACTGGAGAAGACCCTCCTGGAGATTCCCCCGCCCAAGCCTCCGGCCCCAGAGTTTAACTTCCTGCCATCTGCAGCCAATAATGAGTTCATCTACCTGGTGGGACTGGAAGAAGTGGTCCAGAATCTGCTGGATACAATCCACAGAG GAAAGACTGGCGGAGCGCTGTCGAAGAACATTACTAGAGACCCCCTCACCTGCACCCAGTGCAAAACCGACTTCACCTGCCGCTGGAGGCAGGACAAGACAAAAGGCGGGGCTTTCCTCTGCGAACACTGCATGTCATCCAGTCAGAAAAGGGTTTTGAAAGCTGAGCATACCAATAGGCTGAAAGCTGCGTTCGTCAAAGCACTGCAGCAAGAGCAGGAAATAGAGCAGCGTATTTTTCAGCAGACGTCCTCGCCAGTTTCCCACAGTAGCTCCTCATCCTCTTCGTCGATGAAAGCAGAGAGGGGGTTGTCTCAGCAGCTAAAGCAGGCTCACGCCAGAGCGTCTTCCCTCCAGCAACTCCACCAGGCCAGTCGAGGAGCCAACATGGTTCACCATCACTCCATCAAGCAG AGCTCCCAGGGCCAGCTGTCCCATGGCGTCTCATCATTGGGGGTGAGGGGCGTCCCCcattccttctcctcttcctcccagcTGCAGAGTGCAGTGGCGGCTGCAGCTTTGGTCAGCCGGCCAG GAGTCACTATGGCTTACGTGAACCCCAGCCTGACGGGTCACAAGACGTCAGCCACGGCCGACGCTCGTCAGAGGGAATACCTGCTGGACATGATCCCCTCTCGCTCGTCGATGTCGCAGACTGCAAACACATGGAAATAA
- the LOC117746146 gene encoding transcriptional repressor p66-alpha-like isoform X13 produces the protein MSEEAVRQTRSQKRALEKDVDPQSIETSDADNESKKPKLDPSEPMTEEQTEPEPDSALAREDQGQTMVGPEPEKEQEQEQSLSPPSLALPLASQSVKDDQERTQRQQAMAEPSSDNRTDCNDSASDEKTEPAVDTRSQVRLAESKVPSSMLAAAEVKATIKVEVQTGEQPMDMSTSTGSIKREKRPPSSEDDDVIVLSDNDSPSPPMNGLSHFKELDTDLLMKSSPAERECIIKQLKEELRLEEAKLVLLKKLRQSQIQKDTLQKPTGLSGSSAPPPLIRGTITSNKGTQQILTGRSSGPVIPPPLVRGGQQMLSKHGSQIIMPPLVRGAQQIQALRQQQQQQQQQQQQQQLAASGGSGSGPPPLLLGHRNSASLIHGQRGAVNSGLIRIGSSANTLTSASNLKSSSLGNSGGSVVSVNDSPASRQAAAKLALRKQLEKTLLEIPPPKPPAPEFNFLPSAANNEFIYLVGLEEVVQNLLDTIHRGKTGGALSKNITRDPLTCTQCKTDFTCRWRQDKTKGGAFLCEHCMSSSQKRVLKAEHTNRLKAAFVKALQQEQEIEQRIFQQTSSPVSHSSSSSSSSMKAERGLSQQLKQAHARASSLQQLHQASRGANMVHHHSIKQSSQGQLSHGVSSLGVRGVPHSFSSSSQLQSAVAAAALVSRPGVTMAYVNPSLTGHKTSATADARQREYLLDMIPSRSSMSQTANTWK, from the exons ATGTCTGAGGAGGCTGTCCGCCAGACGCGCAGCCAGAAGAGGGCGCTGGAAAAGGATGTTGATCCCCAGTCTATAGAAACTTCTGATGCTGACAATGAAAGCAAAAAGCCTAAATTGGACCCTTCTGAACCAATGACAGAGGAACAAACCGAACCTGAACCCGACTCTGCACTGGCACGGGAAGATCAGGGCCAGACTATGGTTGGACCAGAGCccgagaaggagcaggagcaagAGCAGAGCCTGTCTCCGCCATCTTTAGCGTTACCTTTGGCCTCTCAGTCGGTGAAGGACGATCAGGAGCGGACCCAGAGACAACAGGCGATGGCTGAGCCCAGCTCGGACAATCGGACTGACTGCAATGACAGTGCCAGCGACGAGAAGACGGAGCCAGCTGTGGATACAAGGAGCCAGGTCCGACTGGCAGAGTCAAAGGTGCCCAGTAGCATGCTGGCTGCAGCGGAGGTGAAAGCCACCATTAAAGTGGAAGTTCAGACTGGAGAGCAGCCCATGGACATGAGCACCTCCACAGG CAGTATAAAAAGGGAGAAGCGCCCTCCATCATCTGAAGATGACGATGTCATCGTCCTGTCGGATAATGACTCCCCGAGTCCTCCGATGAACGGCTTGAGTCACTTTAAGGAGCTGGACACAGACCTGCTCATG AAGAGCAGCCCAGCAGAGAGGGAGTGCATCATTAAGCAGCTGAAGGAGGAACTGAGACTAGAGGAGGCCAAGCTGGTGCTGCTGAAGAAACTTCGACAGAGCCAGATACAGAAGGACACTCTCCAGAAG CCCACAGGTCTCTCTggctcctctgctcctcctcctctcattcgAGGAACAATTACAAGCAATAAAGGCACTCAGCAG ATTTTGACAGGCCGGAGTTCAGGCCCAGTCATCCCTCCACCGCTGGTGAGAGGAGGGCAGCAGATGTTGTCCAAACATGGCTCCCAGATTATAATGCCGCCTCTGGTCAGAGGGGCACAG CAGATCCAGGCTCtccgccagcagcagcagcaacagcagcagcagcagcagcagcagcagttggcTGCCTCTGGAGGCTCCGGCTCAggacctcctcctctgctgttggGCCACAGGAACTCCGCCTCCCTAATCCACGGCCAGAGAGGCGCGGTCAACTCAGGGCTCATCAGAATTGGCAGTAGTGCTAACACTCTG ACCTCGGCATCCAATTTGAAGAGCTCTTCCTTGGGAAACAGTGGTGGCTCTGTGGTTAGCGTGAATGACTCTCCAGCCAGCCGCCAAGCTGCAGCTAAACTCGCCTTACGGAAACAACTGGAGAAGACCCTCCTGGAGATTCCCCCGCCCAAGCCTCCGGCCCCAGAGTTTAACTTCCTGCCATCTGCAGCCAATAATGAGTTCATCTACCTGGTGGGACTGGAAGAAGTGGTCCAGAATCTGCTGGATACAATCCACAGAG GAAAGACTGGCGGAGCGCTGTCGAAGAACATTACTAGAGACCCCCTCACCTGCACCCAGTGCAAAACCGACTTCACCTGCCGCTGGAGGCAGGACAAGACAAAAGGCGGGGCTTTCCTCTGCGAACACTGCATGTCATCCAGTCAGAAAAGGGTTTTGAAAGCTGAGCATACCAATAGGCTGAAAGCTGCGTTCGTCAAAGCACTGCAGCAAGAGCAGGAAATAGAGCAGCGTATTTTTCAGCAGACGTCCTCGCCAGTTTCCCACAGTAGCTCCTCATCCTCTTCGTCGATGAAAGCAGAGAGGGGGTTGTCTCAGCAGCTAAAGCAGGCTCACGCCAGAGCGTCTTCCCTCCAGCAACTCCACCAGGCCAGTCGAGGAGCCAACATGGTTCACCATCACTCCATCAAGCAG AGCTCCCAGGGCCAGCTGTCCCATGGCGTCTCATCATTGGGGGTGAGGGGCGTCCCCcattccttctcctcttcctcccagcTGCAGAGTGCAGTGGCGGCTGCAGCTTTGGTCAGCCGGCCAG GAGTCACTATGGCTTACGTGAACCCCAGCCTGACGGGTCACAAGACGTCAGCCACGGCCGACGCTCGTCAGAGGGAATACCTGCTGGACATGATCCCCTCTCGCTCGTCGATGTCGCAGACTGCAAACACATGGAAATAA